In one window of Rhodopseudomonas palustris HaA2 DNA:
- a CDS encoding RNA polymerase sigma factor: protein MSHKLAGEFIDRIIALRPVLLRHAAFLIGSRADIGSPEDFVQDTLVTAFQHGNRFDDGSLSGWLTAILRNHISNARRRANRRNLVLEPLDATGGGAGMNDFPVVATQGLALDLEDAMAALSTLSSIDQEIIWLARVDGLSPEEIGARLGLAAGSVYSRLSRATTKLRATYDAPPAASLMRPRVPFRHAA, encoded by the coding sequence ATGTCCCACAAGCTTGCGGGCGAATTCATCGACCGCATCATCGCGCTGCGTCCCGTCTTGCTTCGGCATGCCGCTTTCCTGATCGGGAGTCGTGCCGACATTGGATCGCCGGAGGATTTTGTCCAGGACACTCTGGTCACTGCCTTCCAGCACGGCAATCGCTTCGACGATGGAAGTCTATCGGGATGGCTGACTGCGATCCTGCGCAATCACATCAGCAATGCGCGTCGACGAGCTAACCGGCGCAACTTGGTCCTGGAGCCTCTGGACGCAACCGGCGGCGGCGCGGGGATGAACGACTTTCCCGTCGTCGCAACGCAGGGACTTGCACTCGACCTCGAGGACGCCATGGCCGCGCTGAGTACGCTGTCGTCCATCGATCAGGAAATCATCTGGCTGGCCCGGGTCGACGGCTTATCGCCCGAGGAAATCGGGGCGCGTCTTGGATTGGCCGCGGGCAGCGTCTACTCGCGCCTTTCGCGTGCAACGACCAAGCTCCGCGCCACGTATGACGCACCTCCGGCCGCATCCCTGATGCGGCCGCGCGTTCCTTTTCGTCATGCGGCTTGA
- a CDS encoding DUF6634 family protein → MLTRVFPFLDPGMITHEFSERLNSLARDCALLEHDLSFVESRLWTAPTLDLYVPLLTPLGLHLVGQVTHHPLLGSRKIVTSQLWWADPEGRWARTLSRFYLLGRPADPDGREHITSTSLFTYDDRDLDGWPGDYD, encoded by the coding sequence ATGCTGACTCGCGTCTTCCCTTTTCTCGACCCAGGCATGATCACCCACGAGTTCTCCGAGCGGCTGAATTCATTGGCTAGGGATTGCGCCCTTCTCGAACACGACCTTTCCTTCGTCGAATCCAGATTGTGGACGGCGCCAACTCTGGATCTCTATGTCCCTCTGCTGACGCCCCTCGGCCTGCATCTGGTCGGCCAGGTCACGCACCATCCGCTTCTGGGATCGCGCAAGATCGTCACCTCGCAGCTATGGTGGGCCGATCCCGAGGGCCGCTGGGCTCGCACGTTGTCGCGCTTCTACCTCCTCGGCCGCCCCGCCGATCCCGATGGTCGGGAGCACATCACAAGCACGTCTTTGTTTACTTACGATGACCGAGACCTGGACGGCTGGCCCGGAGATTACGATTGA
- a CDS encoding AAA family ATPase produces MIGNDDDGDVPPSPDAVDLDATVDGAAADSADSDQEHFQGLPRLLRYAMLARDNVDDTVVHRLIAEIDELSPKLPQNADWAAAQNSETGFALAAELDQLAVVRDLPLLRSLSDCVRLLTLTLPCDPKRFGAYRRVARAMIFAFRQIEASLDDERCAELERIVYGFAALPAAIGANDSARSWPAISSAAHLGEQSVRHRLRAVVVRTSQSVRRQIERQTEPKKPKDTPSIDATTPHPPVNEPIAPNHVIVARIEQTELKNLKFIEPFRHVLNNALPLVEATALDRVRTTLAAEFPYAVEVVDFMLTDLIGRPTIRLRPLLLVEAPGSGKSRFARRLGELLGVAIWRTDASQSDGNVFAGTDRRWNSAEPCHPLLAIARGKIANPIVIIDEIEKAGTRSDNGRLWDCLLGLLEPETNARYPDPALQTPLDLSHVSYVATANTLDPLPSPLLDRLRIIAFPKPTLDDLNALLPGLIEAIAEDRGVDGRWIAPLDAHDCAAIAAVWPGGSVRRLRRAVEFILQQRDRTAPRH; encoded by the coding sequence TTGATCGGAAACGATGATGACGGTGACGTTCCGCCGTCTCCCGATGCCGTCGATCTGGACGCTACCGTCGACGGTGCCGCAGCAGACTCGGCCGATAGCGACCAAGAGCACTTTCAAGGACTGCCGAGGCTGCTGCGCTACGCAATGCTGGCCAGGGACAACGTCGACGACACCGTCGTGCATCGCCTGATCGCGGAGATCGATGAGCTTTCGCCGAAGCTGCCCCAGAACGCCGACTGGGCGGCCGCGCAGAATTCCGAAACCGGCTTTGCCCTTGCTGCTGAACTCGATCAGCTGGCAGTGGTCCGTGACCTGCCCTTATTGCGCAGCCTCAGTGACTGCGTTCGGTTGCTCACCCTGACGCTGCCATGCGACCCGAAACGGTTCGGGGCGTATCGGCGCGTGGCGCGGGCCATGATCTTTGCCTTCCGCCAGATCGAGGCGAGCCTCGACGACGAGCGCTGCGCCGAGCTTGAGCGAATTGTCTATGGCTTTGCGGCATTGCCGGCAGCAATCGGGGCAAACGACAGCGCCCGCTCATGGCCGGCTATTTCCAGCGCCGCGCATCTGGGCGAGCAATCGGTGCGTCACCGCCTGCGGGCAGTTGTCGTGAGAACCTCCCAGAGCGTCCGACGTCAGATAGAACGGCAAACGGAGCCGAAGAAACCAAAAGATACTCCCTCGATCGACGCCACCACGCCCCATCCGCCAGTCAACGAACCAATAGCGCCCAACCACGTCATTGTGGCCCGGATCGAACAGACGGAGCTCAAGAACCTCAAGTTCATCGAGCCGTTCCGACATGTGCTCAACAATGCCCTGCCGCTGGTCGAGGCAACCGCTCTCGACCGGGTCCGCACCACCTTGGCGGCCGAGTTTCCTTATGCTGTCGAAGTGGTGGACTTCATGCTCACCGACTTGATTGGCCGTCCGACTATACGGCTGCGACCATTGCTGCTGGTCGAAGCACCCGGCAGTGGAAAATCACGTTTCGCACGCAGACTTGGCGAACTGCTGGGAGTCGCAATCTGGCGGACCGACGCATCTCAATCCGACGGGAACGTATTTGCCGGCACAGACCGGCGTTGGAATTCGGCCGAACCCTGCCATCCGCTGCTCGCAATCGCACGCGGCAAGATTGCGAACCCGATCGTCATAATCGACGAGATCGAAAAAGCCGGCACGCGCAGCGACAATGGTAGGCTTTGGGACTGCCTGCTCGGCCTTCTGGAGCCAGAGACCAACGCGCGATATCCCGATCCAGCGCTGCAAACTCCCCTCGACCTCAGCCACGTCAGCTACGTCGCCACGGCAAACACTCTCGATCCATTGCCATCACCGCTGCTGGACCGTCTCCGGATCATCGCGTTCCCGAAGCCGACCCTGGACGATCTCAATGCCCTGTTGCCGGGTTTGATTGAGGCCATTGCTGAGGACCGTGGTGTCGACGGACGTTGGATTGCCCCCCTGGACGCCCATGATTGCGCTGCAATCGCCGCTGTTTGGCCCGGCGGATCGGTGCGCCGGCTACGCCGGGCTGTCGAATTTATCCTTCAGCAGCGAGATCGCACCGCGCCGAGACATTGA